In Rhizobiales bacterium NRL2, a genomic segment contains:
- a CDS encoding enoyl-CoA hydratase, whose translation MTDHLLIERKGGVAVMTMNRPDRLNALSGEMLDALVANARAFAADPEVRCVVITGAGRGFCAGGDVKSMAEGKEFADDSIQGKANALREKMEISRLLHEMPKPTIAMVRGPLAGAGMSIALACDLRIASDTLKFTTAFANVGYSGDFGGSYFLSHLVGTARARELYFTAEKLDAGQAMALGIVNWVVPDGELEKATMELAQRLASGPSVAFAYMKRNMNAAENEPLARCFDMEALHHTLAGQTEDHKAAAQAFVEKRTPVFKGR comes from the coding sequence ATGACCGATCATCTGCTGATCGAGAGGAAGGGCGGCGTCGCCGTCATGACCATGAACCGGCCGGATCGCCTGAACGCGCTGTCGGGCGAGATGCTGGACGCGCTGGTCGCCAACGCCCGCGCCTTCGCGGCGGACCCGGAGGTTCGCTGCGTGGTGATCACCGGCGCGGGCCGCGGCTTCTGCGCCGGCGGTGACGTCAAGTCCATGGCCGAGGGCAAGGAGTTCGCCGACGACTCGATCCAGGGCAAGGCCAATGCGCTGCGCGAGAAGATGGAGATCTCGAGGCTGCTGCACGAGATGCCCAAGCCGACCATCGCCATGGTGCGCGGCCCCCTTGCCGGCGCCGGCATGTCGATCGCGCTCGCCTGCGATCTGCGCATTGCCTCGGACACGCTGAAGTTCACCACGGCCTTCGCCAATGTCGGCTATTCGGGCGACTTCGGCGGCAGCTATTTCCTGAGCCACCTTGTCGGCACGGCGAGGGCGCGCGAGCTCTATTTCACTGCCGAGAAGCTGGACGCCGGACAGGCGATGGCCCTCGGCATCGTCAACTGGGTCGTGCCCGACGGCGAACTGGAAAAGGCGACGATGGAGCTGGCGCAGCGTCTGGCCTCCGGCCCCTCGGTCGCCTTCGCCTACATGAAGCGCAACATGAACGCCGCGGAGAACGAACCGCTGGCGCGCTGCTTCGACATGGAGGCGCTGCACCACACCCTCGCCGGCCAGACCGAGGACCACAAGGCGGCAGCACAGGCTTTCGTCGAAAAGCGGACGCCGGTCTTCAAGGGGCGCTGA
- a CDS encoding alkane 1-monooxygenase: protein MQVGMGVIFQNPGKERSDNDVYRADMALAEMAEPLGFDSVWTVEHHFTDYTMCPDPTMFLSYMAGHSKTIGIGSMVVVLPWHDPLRAAEQISMLDNMSGGRMILGIGRGAGKVEFDGFRLDMGESRERFVEAAEMVLDALETGKASYDGKHYKQPEVEIRPNPFKSFKGRTYAAAVSPESARIMARLGVGILIIPQKPWAHVKTELDEYRTIFREVNGEDAPAPIAGGWVFCDENPDRAYEQALQYIGGYWKTVMDHYQFDGEHMQNMKGYEYYAKFRENLLKAGPDGATEFFMNLQVWGTPEMCYEKIVKTADMIGADGFNGVFSYAGMPHEESVRNATLFAEKVMPELKKIGPAAERLKNAA, encoded by the coding sequence ATGCAGGTCGGCATGGGCGTGATTTTCCAGAATCCCGGAAAGGAGCGCAGCGACAACGACGTCTATCGCGCCGACATGGCGCTGGCGGAGATGGCGGAGCCCCTGGGTTTCGATTCCGTCTGGACGGTCGAGCACCATTTCACCGACTACACCATGTGTCCCGACCCGACCATGTTCCTGAGCTACATGGCCGGCCACTCCAAAACGATCGGCATCGGCTCCATGGTCGTCGTGCTGCCCTGGCACGATCCGCTGCGCGCCGCCGAACAGATCTCGATGCTCGACAACATGTCGGGCGGCCGCATGATCCTCGGGATCGGCCGCGGCGCCGGCAAGGTGGAGTTCGACGGCTTCCGCCTGGACATGGGCGAGAGCCGCGAACGCTTCGTCGAAGCTGCCGAGATGGTGCTGGACGCGCTCGAGACCGGCAAGGCCAGCTATGACGGCAAGCACTACAAGCAGCCCGAAGTCGAGATCCGGCCCAACCCGTTCAAGAGCTTCAAGGGCCGCACCTACGCCGCCGCGGTCAGCCCGGAATCGGCGCGCATCATGGCCCGGCTCGGCGTCGGTATCCTGATCATCCCGCAGAAGCCCTGGGCCCACGTGAAGACCGAACTGGACGAGTACCGGACGATCTTCCGCGAGGTGAACGGCGAGGACGCCCCCGCCCCCATCGCCGGTGGCTGGGTGTTCTGCGACGAAAACCCCGACCGCGCCTACGAGCAGGCGCTGCAGTACATCGGCGGCTACTGGAAGACGGTCATGGACCATTACCAGTTCGACGGCGAGCACATGCAGAACATGAAGGGCTACGAGTACTACGCCAAGTTCCGCGAGAACCTGCTCAAGGCCGGCCCCGACGGGGCCACGGAGTTCTTCATGAACCTGCAGGTCTGGGGCACGCCAGAGATGTGCTACGAAAAGATCGTCAAGACCGCCGACATGATCGGCGCTGACGGGTTCAACGGCGTCTTTTCCTACGCCGGCATGCCGCACGAGGAATCGGTGCGGAACGCGACGCTGTTCGCGGAAAAGGTCATGCCGGAACTCAAGAAGATCGGTCCCGCCGCAGAGCGGCTCAAGAACGCCGCCTGA
- a CDS encoding 4-hydroxybenzoate polyprenyltransferase, producing the protein MSVIADARADNWVDRHAPDWAKPYLKLARFDRPVGTWLLLWPCWWSIWLARPVLDLETLRLFVLFGVGAVVMRGAGCTINDIADRNFDGRVERTRHRPIPSGQISVTGAAIWMGALCLVGLAILLQLSPLAIWLGVGSLGLVAIYPFMKRVTYWPQIWLGLTFNWGALMGWAAASGELGLAPVFLYVGGIFWTLGYDTIYAHQDKEDDALIGVKSSALKLGSRTRPALAVFYVGAVVFWGLAAREAGFSHWFLLPFALVIGQFAWQVTRVLLDDRDDCLRKFKSNILLGAVMMAALIVGGLAA; encoded by the coding sequence ATGAGTGTCATTGCCGACGCACGCGCCGACAACTGGGTCGACCGGCACGCGCCGGACTGGGCCAAGCCCTATCTGAAACTGGCGCGCTTCGACCGGCCGGTCGGTACCTGGCTGCTGCTCTGGCCCTGCTGGTGGTCGATCTGGCTGGCGCGGCCGGTGCTCGACCTGGAAACGCTCCGGCTGTTCGTCCTCTTCGGCGTCGGCGCCGTGGTGATGCGCGGTGCGGGCTGCACCATCAACGACATCGCCGACCGGAACTTCGACGGACGTGTGGAGCGCACCCGGCACCGTCCCATTCCGTCGGGCCAGATCAGCGTGACAGGTGCGGCCATCTGGATGGGCGCGCTCTGCCTCGTCGGCCTCGCGATCCTGCTGCAGCTCTCCCCCCTGGCGATCTGGCTGGGCGTCGGCTCGCTGGGGCTGGTCGCAATTTATCCGTTCATGAAGCGCGTCACCTACTGGCCGCAGATCTGGCTGGGCCTCACCTTCAACTGGGGCGCGCTGATGGGCTGGGCGGCGGCCAGCGGCGAACTCGGCCTCGCGCCGGTGTTCCTCTATGTGGGCGGCATCTTCTGGACGCTCGGCTATGACACCATCTACGCGCACCAGGACAAGGAGGACGATGCCCTGATCGGGGTCAAGTCCTCGGCCCTGAAGCTCGGCAGCAGGACGCGGCCGGCGCTGGCCGTGTTCTATGTCGGCGCCGTCGTGTTCTGGGGGCTGGCGGCGCGGGAGGCCGGCTTTTCCCACTGGTTCCTGCTCCCCTTCGCGCTGGTGATCGGCCAGTTCGCCTGGCAGGTGACCCGGGTGCTCCTCGACGACCGCGACGACTGTCTCCGGAAGTTCAAGTCGAACATCCTGCTGGGTGCGGTGATGATGGCCGCGCTGATCGTCGGGGGACTGGCGGCGTGA
- a CDS encoding nicotinamide N-methyase produces MSLDIADRDRFVRANTALLPTPLVPEIELHLATEALPLWQMTEEAMAEAGLPPPYWAFAWAGGQALARYVLDNPEAVAGRRVIDFAAGSGLVAIAAAMAGASTVAANDIDPFSHAAMRLNAEANGVAIDVMEADIVGDPLAGFDLVLAADICYEQPTSGRVEAWFRQLSAGGMPVLMGDPGRSFRPKSGLEKLAHYAVPTTRELEDNDVRSTDVWRFVQ; encoded by the coding sequence ATGAGCCTCGATATCGCCGACCGGGACCGCTTCGTGCGGGCCAACACCGCGCTTCTGCCCACGCCCCTGGTGCCGGAAATAGAACTGCACCTCGCAACCGAGGCCCTGCCACTCTGGCAGATGACCGAGGAGGCCATGGCCGAAGCCGGACTGCCGCCGCCCTACTGGGCCTTCGCCTGGGCCGGGGGTCAGGCGCTGGCGCGCTATGTTCTGGACAATCCGGAGGCCGTCGCCGGCAGGCGGGTGATCGACTTCGCCGCCGGATCGGGCCTGGTCGCCATCGCCGCCGCCATGGCCGGCGCCTCCACTGTCGCCGCCAACGATATCGACCCCTTCAGCCATGCCGCCATGCGGCTCAACGCCGAGGCGAACGGCGTCGCCATCGACGTCATGGAGGCCGACATCGTCGGCGACCCGCTCGCCGGCTTCGATCTCGTGCTCGCCGCCGACATCTGTTACGAACAGCCGACGAGCGGGCGCGTCGAGGCTTGGTTCCGCCAGCTCAGCGCCGGCGGCATGCCGGTCCTGATGGGCGACCCCGGGCGCAGCTTCCGGCCGAAATCCGGCCTGGAGAAACTGGCCCACTACGCGGTTCCAACGACGCGCGAACTGGAAGACAATGATGTCCGTTCCACGGATGTCTGGCGGTTTGTTCAATGA